The proteins below are encoded in one region of Nilaparvata lugens isolate BPH chromosome X, ASM1435652v1, whole genome shotgun sequence:
- the LOC120354375 gene encoding uncharacterized protein LOC120354375: MYSGKEGDRHELGVGFVVENSMKENIIDFKPVNERICVLRVKTKFFNLSLINVHAESEDKDEAVKDEFYCKLEQTYNSMPSNDIKMILGDMNAKIGKEMVFQRVAGLHSLHEESNDNGMRVLDFAMSRNMIVASTQFPRKEIHKWTWTSPDGQHHNQIDHVLVDRRAATSITNIRSCRGADCDSDHYLVRIDFRCRIRSKDNKRQQRPPKLNVDKLREEGERKKYQEALENLIQLPVHAQEENRTTEEEWQDLKRAITQAAEETIGYSTQTRRESWFDDECEEAIQKRNEARRHYIERPTRAKKANYDILRRKAKSVIKRKKREYYNNKVTKIQQDFEKKDPREAYKGVNLFKKGYKPKTTLCKDLNGKIIGNKDSIMERWRTYFSQLLNPNLDQMYCQTRD, from the coding sequence ATGTACAGTGGCAAGGAGGGAGACAGGCATGAACTTGGAGTTGGATTTGTGGTGGAAAATAGCATGAAGGAGAATATTATAGATTTCAAGCCAGTAAATGAGAGAATATGCGTCCTAAGGGTAAAAACAAAATTCTTCAACCTCTCACTAATAAATGTGCATGCCGAAAGTGAAGATAAAGATGAAGCTGTTAAGGATGAATTCTACTGCAAGCTGGAACAGACATACAATAGCATGCCTTCTAATGATATAAAAATGATTTTGGGAGACATGAACGCAAAAATTGGTAAGGAGATGGTATTCCAGAGAGTGGCAGGATTGCATAGTCTGCATGAAGAGAGCAACGACAATGGAATGCGGGTCCTGGATTTTGCAATGTCAAGAAACATGATAGTTGCCTCAACACAGTTCCCAAGAAAAGAAATTCACAAGTGGACCTGGACATCACCAGACGGCCAGCACCATAATCAGATTGATCATGTCTTGGTGGATAGACGAGCAGCTACAAGCATCACAAACATAAGGAGCTGCAGAGGTGCGGACTGTGATTCTGATCACTATCTGGTGAGAATTGATTTTAGATGCCGAATTCGCAGTAAAGACAATAAAAGGCAGCAGAGGCCACCAAAGCTGAATGTAGATAAACTGAGGGAGGAAggtgaaagaaagaaatatcaaGAGGCACTGGAGAATCTCATTCAATTACCTGTACACGCACAGGAGGAAAATAGAACAACAGAGGAGGAATGGCAGGATCTGAAGAGGGCTATTACCCAGGCAGCAGAGGAGACTATTGGATATAGTACCCAAACAAGACGGGAGAGCTGGTTTGATGATGAGTGTGAGGAGGCCATACAGAAAAGAAACGAGGCCCGGAGACACTATATAGAAAGGCCAACTAGAGCAAAAAAAGCAAACTATGATATTCTTAGAAGAAAGGCTAAAAGTGTGATTAAAAGGAAAAAACGAGAATACTACAACAACAAGGTCACCAAAATTCAACAGGATTTTGAGAAGAAAGACCCCCGAGAGGCATATAAAGGAGTAAACCTGTTCAAGAAAGGATACAAGCCAAAAACAACACTTTGTAAGGATctgaatggaaaaataattggaaataaaGATAGCATAATGGAGCGATGGAGGACCTACTTCAGTCAGTTGCTTAACCCCAACCTAGACCAAATGTACTGCCAGACCAGAGATTAG